The Solea senegalensis isolate Sse05_10M linkage group LG4, IFAPA_SoseM_1, whole genome shotgun sequence genome includes a region encoding these proteins:
- the barx1 gene encoding homeobox protein BarH-like 1, which produces MMQHPLDMGAQFYAPDFSADHRTHRYRSFMIEEILTDHPEHKVSAPAGELLKFGVHALLSARPFHSQLALKAEQTSLLKFPMSPLSCSLGSPLGPPLLSAAAGLQVGAASHHLPLDLHLRGKLEHGVDGGSKVKKGRRSRTVFTELQLMGLEKRFEKQKYLSTPDRIDLAESLGLSQLQVKTWYQNRRMKWKKIVLQGGGLESPTKPKGRPKKNSIPSSEQISEQERSAADVEHHSESSDSHLDVTQEE; this is translated from the exons ATGATGCAGCATCCTTTGGACATGGGAGCGCAATTCTATGCTCCGGACTTTAGCGCCGACCACAGGACCCATCGCTACAGGAGTTTCATGATAGAGGAAATCCTGACCGATCACCCGGAGCACAAAGTGTCAGCTCCGGCCGGAGAACTCCTCAAATTCGGCGTACACGCTCTGCTGTCCGCCCGGCCTTTCCACAGCCAGCTGG CGCTTAAAGCCGAGCAGACGAGCCTCCTTAAGTTCCCCATGTCCCCGCTGTCCTGTTCGCTGGGCTCCCCGCTCGGCCCGCCGCTGCTGTCCGCGGCTGCGGGCCTGCAGGTCGGCGCCGCGTCCCACCACCTGCCGCTGGATCTGCACCTCCGCGGGAAGCTGGAGCACGGAGTCGACGGAGGCAGCAAAGTGAAGAAGGGCCGCCGGAGCCGCACCGTCTTCACCGAGCTGCAGCTCATGGGCCTGGAGAAGCGCTTCGAGAAGCAGAAGTACCTGTCCACGCCCGATAG AATAGACCTTGCTGAGTCTCTGGGCCTCAGTCAACTGCAGGTGAAGACGTGGTACCAGAACAGACGGATGAAGTGGAAGAAAATT GTGCTTCAGGGAGGAGGTCTGGAGTCGCCGACTAAACCAAAAGGCCGTCCAAAGAAGAACTCCATCCCCAGCAGTGAGCAGATCTCTGAGCAGGAGCGATCAGCGGCTGATGTTGAGCATCACTCTGAAAGCTCCGACTCCCACTTAGATGTCACGCAGGAGGAATGA